In Caldicellulosiruptor obsidiansis OB47, a single window of DNA contains:
- the thiH gene encoding 2-iminoacetate synthase ThiH, whose amino-acid sequence MTEFIRKAQKVWEEFKDYVPTYDEVCEILEKEVVSIEDVAKLLNVEDKNSILLMASKAKKLTRENFGKVILLYAPLYISNYCQNGCVYCGFSCRKNYKREKLDLDEIENELRSMKEEGIDSVIILTGEDRIHSPVDYIKQACKIAANYMSEVSIEVYPLFEEEYRSLANAGVVGITIYQETYQKEDYEKLHPFGPKKDFEFRLTTVERALLAGFHEACVGPLLGLSHPKKDVLCTLLHAEYLLDKFPKTEISVSFPRVRSAGTDFVPKFFVSDKEFIKFLIVARIYLPRVGIVISTREDARLRDALIDVCITKMSAGSKTTVGGYATQEERDAQFEIEDRRSVAEVVDSIIRKGLRPEFTNWVRGVNSL is encoded by the coding sequence ATGACAGAGTTTATAAGAAAAGCTCAAAAAGTTTGGGAAGAGTTTAAAGATTATGTTCCCACTTATGATGAAGTATGTGAGATCTTAGAAAAAGAAGTTGTAAGCATTGAAGATGTGGCAAAACTCTTGAATGTGGAAGATAAAAATTCAATCCTTCTTATGGCAAGTAAAGCCAAAAAGCTTACAAGAGAAAACTTTGGCAAGGTTATCCTCTTGTATGCGCCGCTGTATATCTCAAACTACTGTCAAAACGGATGTGTTTATTGCGGATTTTCTTGCAGGAAAAATTATAAAAGAGAAAAACTTGATCTTGATGAAATTGAAAATGAGCTAAGAAGTATGAAAGAAGAGGGTATCGATTCTGTTATAATCCTCACAGGAGAGGATAGAATACACTCTCCAGTTGACTATATTAAACAAGCTTGCAAAATAGCTGCAAATTATATGTCAGAGGTTTCGATTGAGGTTTATCCTCTTTTTGAAGAAGAGTATAGAAGTCTTGCAAACGCTGGTGTTGTGGGGATCACCATATATCAGGAGACTTATCAAAAAGAAGACTATGAGAAGCTGCATCCTTTTGGACCAAAGAAGGATTTTGAGTTCAGGCTCACTACTGTTGAAAGAGCCCTGTTGGCCGGATTTCATGAGGCATGCGTGGGACCGCTTTTAGGGCTGTCTCATCCCAAAAAAGATGTACTTTGTACTTTGCTTCATGCAGAGTATCTTCTTGACAAATTTCCCAAAACAGAAATTTCAGTTTCATTTCCGCGCGTAAGATCCGCAGGTACAGATTTTGTTCCAAAGTTTTTTGTTTCTGACAAGGAATTTATAAAATTTTTGATTGTTGCAAGGATCTATCTTCCAAGAGTTGGTATTGTTATATCCACAAGGGAAGATGCGCGACTTCGCGATGCGCTCATTGATGTGTGCATAACAAAGATGTCAGCAGGCTCTAAAACAACTGTCGGCGGATATGCAACGCAGGAAGAAAGAGATGCCCAGTTTGAGATTGAGGATAGAAGAAGCGTTGCTGAGGTTGTAGATAGTATAATAAGAAAAGGACTGAGGCCTGAGTTTACTAACTGGGTAAGGGGTGTAAACAGTTTATGA